The nucleotide sequence AACGTTCTGCTGCTGGTTGTTCTATCACGCTTTCTGAAGAGAAAGTTGCTGAATACCTTCGTTCAAACATCACCATGTTGAAGTGGATGATTTCTGAAGGTTATGGCGATGCGCGTACTATGGCTCGTCGTGTTGAGAACATGGAAAAATGGTTGGCTAACCCAAGCCTGATCAAAGCGGATGCTGACGCTGAATACACGAAAGTGTATGAAATCGATCTTGCAGACATCAAAGAACCTATTCTTTGCTGCCCGAACGATCCAGATGATGCGAAACTTCTTTCTGATGTTCAAGGCGCGAAAATTGACGAAGTATTCGTTGGTTCTTGTATGACGAACATCGGTCACTTCCGTGCGACTGGTAAGTTACTTGAGAAAGTTCCAGGTGGTGCGTTGTCAACTCGTTTGTGGATTGCTCCACCTACGCGTATGGACGAACATCAGTTGATGGAAGAAGGTTTCTATAACATTTATGGTAAAGCTGGCGCGCGTACTGAAATGCCAGGTTGTTCATTATGTATGGGTAACCAAGCACGTGTAGCTCCGAACACGACTTGTGTATCGACTTCTACGCGTAACTTCCCGAACCGTTTAGGTCAAGGTGCTAACGTTTACCTGGCTTCTGCTGAACTTGCTTCTGTTGCTGCTGTATTGGGTAAATTGCCTTCTCCAGAAGAATACCAACAGTACGCAGCTCAAATTGACAGCATGTCAGCTGACATCTATCAATACTTAAGCTTCGACAAGATGAGCGAATATACTAACGCCGCTAAAGACGTTGATACGAAGAAAATTGCTGCTGCTCAGTTGACTTAATGAGCTAGGGTTAAGAAAAGTCGAAAGGCTTTTCCCTAGCGCAAGAGCAAATCTATGATTTGCTTTGAAAATTAAGTAATAAGCGGTATAAGATAAGGGCTGAGTAATCAGCCCTTATTTTTTGGTCGGTCAATAATGAATGCTTTCATGAGATGGTTTGAGGAAGTCCGGTTAGTGCATGGATTTCTTTTATGTTGTTTTTTCGCTGTTTTGTTTGCAGGTCTACTAAATCTATTCAAAGATTGTTTCAGCGAAGAAATATTTGGAATTATAACTAATGTAAGTATTGCTTTAGCAGCAAGTATATTTGTTTCTTTTTTGTGGAATAAGGTAATTTTTGATGCAACTAAACATTATAAGAAATCTGGCATATTAGATTATTTTGATGATTTTTCAAAAGTAGAACAGAAATTAAAAAAAGAATTTCGAAATTGTAAAAATATTGAAATTTTCTTCATGTATGGAAGTACTTTTTTAAATAGTAATAGTTCACTTATTAAAGAAGCATTAGCCAAAAAAAATAATGTAATAACTTTTATGTTAGCAGATAAAGAAAACCCATTCTTAAAATCATATCAGAATTATTGGGAATACCCACCGGGGCGATTTGAAGAACTGATTGATACTACTGTAACGAATCTAATTAAATGGCATCAAGATATTCCATCACATGAAAGGGCACAATTATTTATATATAAGTACACAAAAGGATGTTTTACTTATAGCTATTATAAAATTGATGATAAAATATATTTTGTTCCTAATAAAGCTTTCTCTGAAAAAACGTTTAAGCCAATTACTGTTTTTGCAAGAAAAACCACAGACTCTAATTGTTTATATCAAAGAGTAACTCGTGAAAAAGATGCGATGATCTCGACTAATGAGTTATCACAAATTTATCCTACCTAGGTTTATATAATGTATTGTGTTCTAGATTTAGAAACTACAGGTATTAATCAGTTTTATGATCAACCAATTGAGATTGGTGCAATACTAGTAGATAAGAATCTAAAAATTCTTGATAGATTTCATTCATATATGCATATTCCTGAAACACTGAAGTTTTCTAATTCAGCTAAAGAAACTCATGGATTAGATGAGAGTTTTCTCAGAAATAAGCCGACTCAAGCTATGGTATTAAAAAGATTTTTTCATCAATTTGGATATGATTTTAGATTTGTAACTTGGAATATGTCTTTCGATATTGGTTTTTTTAGGCGTATGTGTTATGAAAATAATTTTCAAAAAGAATTCGATAAACTCAACTATAGACATTTAGATCTACAGTCTATGTTTTTCTATTACTGTGAAAAAAAGGGATACCTTAATTTAAGATCCTTAGATGATGCTTGTCAACATTTTGGAATTTCTAGAAGCCAATATCACAATGCTCTAGAGGATGTACAAATTACTTATAATGTATTTAAAAAATTAATGTCTAAAGTAGATTATTAACTTGGCTGATTAGAAATGCCCAAACAATCCCGCTTCCTCTGTATCGGTGGCTTCCTCAACGGAAGCCAAGTCAAAGACCAAGGTGACAGTTTTATCTGTGTCGAAAAAGGCAAAAATGTCACTTATACCAAAAAGGAAATCTTCCATCCTGATTCATGGGATCACGACTATTATGTTTGTGAAACGACCACAGACAAACAGGCACGAAATTGGGTTTATGACATTGAGACAAAATAATATTTAATTCGATAAAGAAAGACATGGGTTGGCGTTATCGTCAGCCCATTTTTATATCCGTTTTAAAATATTCAGACAATAAAAAGCCCCATGGTTAAGTGCTATCCCAAATAGCTGAATTATAATAATATTCCATGGGGTTGTTTAATAAGACTATATAAAACAACAAATTAAATAAAAATGAATAACATGATCCACCTTAAAAACTTCTTCTTAAACCCATTCTAATTGAACATATTGGACGTTTTGGACGAAAAATAAGTTAAGATGAAAGACTATTTACGCCAAGATTACGCCAGAAATGAAACTACCAAAAGCAAGGAAACGTGGAGAGTCATACCGCATTGAGCTGATGTTTAACGGTAAGCGCATCAGTGCTACGCGAGACACTGAAAAGGAATGTGAGCAATGGGCCATGCTCAAAATTCTAGAATTAAAAACTGAGCAAAATAAAAATCAAAGCGAAGTCAAACAACATTATCCATTTTCCGCACTAATGCATAAGTACTATGAGGAAATTGGAAGGCACAAGAAGTCCAGCAGAACCATCAGGATTTCAATTAAACAATTTCTTGATACTTATCCTGTTATCTCGGAAATGTCAGTGCACGACATTACGCCACAAATTCTGACTGACTGGCGCAACTCAAGATTAAAAAGCGTGAGTGTTGGTACTGTACTTCGCGATATATCTTTGTTTTCAGCTATCTTCACTTATGCCCAGAAAGAGCTTTTCCTTATTGAAAGCAATCCGTTCTCCATGGTTAGCAAACCATCTCAGCCAAAATCGAGAAATCGACGCATAAGCAATGCTGAAATTGATTTGGTGCTAGAGGCTCATAATTATGAGAGAGGGCAGACCCCAACCGAGATACAGCATTTTATTGCCTGGGCTTTTCTTTTTGCTATTGAAACAACTATGCGGCAAGGGGAGATACTATCCATTAAAAGGTCGAATATCCATAAAGACTATATCCATCTGCCTGACACAAAGAATGGCCATTCGCGTGATGTGCCATTGATGGATAGTGCGAAAGAGTTATTAAAACTAATTCCAGACAATGGATCCGACAAGCTAATTGATATAAGCAGCAGCACTTTTCAAAATACGTTTAGTAAAAGGGTGAAAAAGGCGAATATCAAAGAATTACATTTCCACGATACCCGACATGAAGGGATTACCAGATTGGTTAAATTAAGAAAGGTGCCAATTGAAATTCTAATGAAAATTACCGGTCACAAGACTGCCGGCATTTTGATTAATACTTACTACAACCCTACAGCAAGCGAAATCAGTGAGATGCTGAACGGGTCTAATTGACCCGTTTTGCTCCGCGTTTATTTCTTTGTGGCTTTGATAAGATCATCATGGCCACCTTGGTTTCATAAAGATGCTTACCTTCAGTTCCTTGGTTATAACCTTCCAGCTTTTTGATGATTGTGGTTTTGGCTAATCCGTATTTTTCAACCAACCACGACACCGGAACCAAAGCCGGCAAATCCTCCATCTTAAGCTGAACAATTTTCCCGCCAAAGATGTTCTGTCCAAGATAAAGCTGAGGCTCTACATCAGCTTCAACCGTGATTGTGTATTTTAATGCTCCCATCACAATCCCTCCAATTTCTTATCTACCTTAAGACAACTTTCAACATCTGCGATGGCTTTTTCTAACTTATCTGCATACATGGACCAGTTTAGCAATGCCTGTCCAAACCATGTTTTTGTAGCGATATTAAATCTTATGCTCTCTAAGTGACTTCTAGCATCCTCTAAGCCACCATACTGCACAACCAACTCATGACTTTCGACAAGGCGTTTTAGGTTGGTATAATTTAAGTCCATTACCAGTGGAGCATCATCAGTCAAAATATGCTTCGCGTATTCCCACCCAAACTTTTTAACAAACTCATTTGCTTTCAAGACACTTCTCCCAGACTTTTCACTACAGCTTCAGGCAACCCAAACACATCTTTAAAAGCCTTATCAAATTCACCGCTTTGGATGAACTGATCCATCAGATTTACTTGCTTATCGATCTCTAATTCTTCGTCGACATTTGCTTGTTGAATTTCAGTCATTGGCTGGCTCCTGTGCTTCGATCATCTCTAAAACAGCAATACAGCAATCTGAGTAACCCTTATCATATTCAGTCAAACGACCACGCCAAGCAGGGTCTTTGTGCTCATTGCAGAATTTCCTTAATACTTCCGGCACCGCTTGGGCTTTGGCTTCCTTCCACGCATCCCATGCAATCTTTTCTGACGCATACTCAATATTGTTATCATATTGAGCAAACCATTCCTTAAATGCTCTATCTTGAATATCCATCACGCCACCTCAAACGGCTTATATTTCTTAAATTCTTCAAACAATTGAGTTGCTGGCTTATTCAATCGGCCAGTCCCTGCAATCACCACATCACGCGGGAAGTTCTTATTCACCACTTCGCAAAAGAAGCGAACACCATGCTGATTGACCGTTGCTCTGTAGCCAATACTAAGCAGCCAGATAATGAATGCTTCAGTCATGAGCGGATGAACTAGAGTTGGTTTTTTCATGCTGCTTTCACTCCCTTGCTACGTTCAGCCATAAGCTTTACGTAATACTCCTGACAGTGCGGAATCTTGTCTTTGATCTTCTGGATGATTGACTCATCACGCTCAATGGCTACAGTGGTCAGGCGTTCACGAATGTCGATCCTCTCAACCATGTCGATCAACTGCTCCCGATCATCCCAATCCTTTGTGAGTTCCAGTGGAGTGGGAAATAACCAGAAATCCACCTCAGCAACTTCGCACTCATACAGCCACATATATGCCTGCATCTGAACGTCATAGCCTGCCTTTTTAACCTTCTCCATGGCTTCATCAACAAAGAAGGGGTGGGTGCCAATATCCCAGGTGCACTTCGTGTCGATAATCAACTTGCGCTCCAGATCCAGCACATCACACTCACCAGTGATCAGGTCATTACTGACCCGACCAACATGTTTTGTAAGCTTGCGAAATCGCATCTTTCCAGACATTTCAATCGCCACATCTTCAAGCAGATTTCCTTTGGCTGTGTACTGGTTGCCAGTGAACGAGCGGAAGCCATAAAGGTCTTCTTTCACAATCTTGCGAATAGAGTTTTTAGCATCGCTTGTAAGCACTTCGCTTTTCAGCTTTGGTGTGCCAATCAAGTTGCTTAAGGAAGAACAGCGAAATAACTTCATGGCAGCACCTCCACAGCTTGACGTTGCGCATCTGTCAGCGCGTATTCACTCAGCACATAATCTTTCTCGAATGCACCACCTTTGATTTGCTCAAGAAGCACTGGGAACTCAGCATCTGGAACAGTCATCTTGGTTTCAATTGCGCCTACTGACTCATTATGGTCGATGTAATCAAAATCATTGGTCTCTACATCACGAACAATCGCCTGATCCGCAAGTTGTGCTGTCTGCATTTCAATAGAAAGTGGTGCCTGTTTAGATAACAGCAGCTTGGTCACAGTCTTAAGAGCCATAGCTTCAAACTGGTCATGCCAGACACTTGAACCCCACTCGCCCTTACTTTTCTTTTCTTCAGCAGATTTATAGGTTTGACTGTATTTTCCTGCATGCTTAAGAACATCAGCCTTACTCATATACAGTTCAGCAGTAAAACCATTCAGCAGTTTAAAGAAAGCAACATAGCCAATCGCTTCACCTGAATTAGGTATAGTCCAATCAAACTCATAACCAAGTAATGGATTGGCAGAAACCAACTGGCCTGGATAAACAGGGGTTGCAGCGATACGGCTGAACTGACCTGAGCGCTGTGCCAACTGGATGAATCCCTTATATCCAAGTTGAAATTGAGCCTCTGTTACATACTCAAATTTGTTTGTATTAGGGTTTTTACGCTTCGTGTTGAATGGAACGATGTAAGCAAAGCCGAGATTATTATTTATTGGCAAGTCTAAAGTTGCAGCCATCATTGCAGCGTTAATTACCGTCGCAGGTTCAGCCTTTTTCAAATAACCTTGATTCGCAACCTGCATTACAGAGGCTAAAAATCCTTGAGTTTTTTTCCCTAGAATTTCTTCAAATTTTTGACGAATCTTTGCATCACTAACGTACTGTTTAATGTTCGCAGGAGCAGCAACCTGATCTTCTGTTTTCACTGGTGCATTCATCTCAAACCACCTCTTCAAATAGTTGTTCCGCGTACTCATTCACAAGACGCTGTAATTCTTTAATCTGCTCATCATTCAGCGTAAATGTCTGACCTTCCTCAGCTTCAAAGTTCCAAACATCCAGCAGCGTTACAGGCGTATCTTTCACGACCAACCATGAATCAATATCCACCGGTTCTGCAAATCGCATATCACCATCCGGACTGCGCATTTCAGTCATCGTGTGAGGCAGTACAGCCACCGAACAGTCGGCCGTTGCCCACAGGTTTTCACCAATCTGGCGATATAAACCAAACATCAGCACGTTATCTTCAATTGAAATATCAGAATCCACCTTGAAACTCGGTAGGTCTGAAAAGTACAAATCACGGGTGAAATCTTCATTTACCTTGCAATCAATTACCTTGGTGCTATGACCATCACGGCACAGAAATAAGGACTGGTTTCCGATGTGGTTGATGGGGCGCATTGCCGCACCACATCCACAGAATTGAGCGTAAGTGTTCATTTCACACCCCCCTTTCGATGCGAGCTTTTTCAATAGCTGTTCTAATTTTATCTAGGGTAATCTTGTGGTCGGACACTTGAATTTTTGTGTACTCCTGACACCCTGAATCAAATGCAATAAACGCCCTGCAAAACAAGTCTGGCTGACCAGCTCCACTCTTACCATTTACTGTGACAGTCCCGTTTTGGATAGACTTGCTTAATGCCCAAAGCACTGGCGACATGGTTTGATCTTGCAAAACAAGTTTTGTATATCGCTCTGCAATTACTTCAGCATCGTTTGGTTTTAGGAATATCTGCAAAACCGCAGCAGCTCTCACAGGTGACGCAGACACTGTTTTCTTCGCTGAAGGTGTTGCCAGTAAAAAAAATGGGTCTATGCTGTCACCAAACACTGAGTAATAATTAAGAACATCATCAGCAGTAAGTTTTTTTTCGCCATATATGAATGTTGAAATCTTATTGATAACTTCAGTAATGTTGCTTTCAAGCTTGGTTGTGTCTGAGTGTGTGCGTTTTACACCAATGTCCACATTTTTATAAGCATCAACAGGGACACCTGTTACAACCAAAACATGCTGAGCAACGCCAGACTTAACAATTGCTGATAAGCGATGCTGCCCATCAATCAAGACGCCATTAACATCAAAAGCAATTCCTTGATGAGTAAGCGAGTACTGCCCTTTAATCATGGCTTGTGACAGTGACTCAACCCAAGTCTTACGAAGCTTCCTGTTGCTGGTATTTTGCTTGAGGTATATTTCAGCTTTTTCAGGAGTGATTAACTCAACATTAGCTTTCATCATTTCACACCCCCAACAATCGCAGCATTAATCTTTTCAATCTCATAACGATCAACATAGGCATTCACAGTCTTGTCAAAATGCACCACGCTTAGAATGTCCAGAAACTCGACTGATGCATCATCTAAGGCATACTCGACATAGATGCTGTAATCGTCGGCTTTGACAGTAGCAATGCAGGTTTCATGGCAAGCGCGTTTAAGCACTTCATATTTTTGAGCGGTGATAACCACTTGAGGATTATCATCAGCAACTTTGGCAGGCTGGAAAGCGTAAGCTACTGCTATCCCCGCGCTGATTGATGCTGCAATGAATGCAGACTTGAGAATATTGGATTTAGTTGTCATAATAGTCTCACTCAGTAGGGTGATGGGTCATGCTCCAGGTTGTTACAGCAACGCTGGGGCTTTTCTTTGTTTGTGAGATAAATATAAGAAAACTTAGTTTTAGTGTCAAGCAGAAATATAAGAAATGTTAGTTTTATTTTTAGAAAACTTATTTTTTATGATTTAATAGACAAAAGAAAACCCACACAGGGTGGGTTATTTGGAGTTTGTTATGGATAAGAATCAAGAATTAGAACGTGGCATCATTCCTGCTGGAACGCGCATTAAGCTATATGAAGGCTCAATCACACTCCTAGAGAACGTTGCAGTAAACGCAAATCAAGAGTGGATTGATCGAGCAATCAAAGATCAAGATGATTACTACCTTGGTTTGGGGAGTATTGGTGATAAAAGTCTTACGAGTTCAACCAATCAGTAATTTTTTTATCAACATTCCAAGAGGCCCAAGAGCTTTTATCAACTTCAATAACAAATAAAACATCATCAGAATCTATATAGTTTTGAAGGAAGTCACGAACTTGACCCGCAGTTTTATTTGTCAGGATTATCCATTGTGATCTTGTGGGCCTAACCCAAATATCATTAGAAACAGCCTTTATGCCTTCGTACATTTTATTGTAATCCTTAGATTTTATTAAATCGTAAGTTACAGAATAGTAGGCCATATAGTTCTCCACCCGATCCAAGAGCCGCTCGGGTATGCGGCTTTTATTTTTAATTCTTACGTGGTTTCTTCTTAGCTCGATAAACGTAGCGAATACAATCCACTACCTCGCCAACAAACTCGCAATTTTCATCAAGTGGAATAATATTTGGTTTAAATTCAGGATTAATCGCCTGTAGGTATTTAGTGCCGTCCGGTTCAATCACCAGGCGCTTAAAAGTCGCGTCATCAAACTTTCTAACAACAACAATATCCCCTGAGTTCATGTCACAAAATGGCAGGGTCGGATCTACAAGAATGTAATCACCTTCATGGAATTCTGGGTAGTTACTCAAGCCTTGAACTTTCAGGTAAAAGCATTTTTCACAATCACCATCTGGAATTGGCAGCCACTCTTCCACCTGGGACATGTCAACAGATTCGACATTGGTCATCGTACCTGCCTGAACCCATGACAAGACAGGGGCCATGCGTGGTGCCACAGGAACCACATTGGACTGCTCTTTTTGCGTGGCGCTAGGATCACCTTTGCCAGTCAGTATGTATTCAGTCGTTACCCCAAAATGATTTGCCATTGCTTCTAATGATCCTGCTTTAGGCAAATAACTATCTTTTTCCCACTCAGTTACAGCGGGCGAACTCACTCCAGCAATCTTTGCTAATTGCGCTTGAGTTAATTTTTTCGAACGTCTAAGCGCACGTATGCGCTGACCAATAGTTGTTTTTTCCATATAAGTAATCTTACATATTGCTTTTATAAGTTTTCTTTGATTAAATACTAAGAAATCTTACTTTATTGAGTAAATACCAATGACCAAACAAGAAGCATATGAGTTGCTTGGGGTTAATGGCGTTGAACTGGCAAAGCTACTTGGAATAGAGCCGCCTGCCGTTTACCAATGGCCTAACCAAAAAATCCCCTTAGCACGTGAATACCAAATTCGAGATTTAGCGGCTGGAAAGCAACCAATCACACATAGCAAAGAAGCTGTATAGGTAAGTTTATGAGTTTTAGAAATTGCAAGGAATCCACTAATGGGAGTCGATGATTTGAAAGAAGCAATCGAAAAAGGATATTTGGGCGGGAAATACACCGTTCCGAAAACAATCAAATTTACACATGAAATGCTTGATGCAATCGCTATTGCTAGCGAAACCAATGAGCAGGATTCGTGTAACTGGGTGCGTGAGGTCATAGCGAAAGCCCTACTAGCTGAAGATGCTAAGTACGAGCGTATGGCAAGAGCGCGTAATCGGTCAAAGTGTACTTCGGGCACTTTGGTACACCAAAAAGAAAGCCCATCTGCGGGAACAGATGAGCTTGATATTCAACAAAGGGGCTAACCAATATGAACATGCCAATATTAACACAGTTCGGAAATTCCGAGCAATCAATGGACACTCTGGATATTTCTGAGCTTGTTCAATCTCGCCACGACAAAGTTAAGCAGTCAGTTGAAAGACTGGCTGAGCGTGGTGTTATTACTTTACCCCCAATGGGGGAAAAGGCCACAGCAGGCCGGCCAACAACTTTTTATGTTTTTTCTGGCGAGCAAGGAAAATTAGACTCAATTACTGTGGTTGCTCAGCTTTGTCCTGAGTTTACAGCCGCCATTGTTAAGCGCTGGTATGAACTGGAAGGCAAAAACCGCGAACTATCCAAAATGGAAATCCTGCAAATGGCTCTTGAGTCTGAGCAGCAGAAATTGGTTCTTCAGCAGCAGTTAGAAATCCAAGCCCCAAAAGTCGCATTCGTTGATAAATACGTTGCAGGTAACGGCAATAAAACATTCCGCCAGGTAGCAAAACTACTAGGTGCAAACGAGCGCAAGTTCCGCGACTTCTTAAAAAAAGAAAAGATTATGTACAAGCTCAATGGTGAGTGGCTGGCATATCAAAACCACATAGATGCAAAGCGATTCCACAACAACACAGGTATCAGCGAGAGCAACCACACATTCACACGATCTCTATTCACACCAAAAGGTGTCGAGTGGACTGCTGGAGAGTGGGCTAAGTTCAATTTGCGAGGTGCTGCATGAACCACTTAACCCGCCAATTCGTTGACCAGTACGAGCGTGAAAATCCGAATTTCACCTCGCGCTATTGCCCAGTTGCCGATTTATATGACGCTGATCTGGATATGTTTCACATTGAAGAAGTGCAGGATGAGTACGTTGAATTTAAACAAGGGGGAGATTGTGAGTAATTTTATTGTTAATGCCTTCATGCTCCCTAATGCCTGTATTGATGGTGGAACTTTGGCTGAATTTAAGGGTGCGCCTTTATCTGTGTATGTCTACCTTGTAAGACGTACACGCGGCTGGGGTGTTGATACTCGCGCAATTAGTATTGCTGAATTTGAACGCAGCACTGGCTATAAA is from Acinetobacter lwoffii and encodes:
- a CDS encoding PWWP domain-containing protein; the protein is MTTKSNILKSAFIAASISAGIAVAYAFQPAKVADDNPQVVITAQKYEVLKRACHETCIATVKADDYSIYVEYALDDASVEFLDILSVVHFDKTVNAYVDRYEIEKINAAIVGGVK
- a CDS encoding Cro/CI family transcriptional regulator, whose protein sequence is MTKQEAYELLGVNGVELAKLLGIEPPAVYQWPNQKIPLAREYQIRDLAAGKQPITHSKEAV
- a CDS encoding 3'-5' exonuclease encodes the protein MYCVLDLETTGINQFYDQPIEIGAILVDKNLKILDRFHSYMHIPETLKFSNSAKETHGLDESFLRNKPTQAMVLKRFFHQFGYDFRFVTWNMSFDIGFFRRMCYENNFQKEFDKLNYRHLDLQSMFFYYCEKKGYLNLRSLDDACQHFGISRSQYHNALEDVQITYNVFKKLMSKVDY
- a CDS encoding tyrosine-type recombinase/integrase, coding for MKLPKARKRGESYRIELMFNGKRISATRDTEKECEQWAMLKILELKTEQNKNQSEVKQHYPFSALMHKYYEEIGRHKKSSRTIRISIKQFLDTYPVISEMSVHDITPQILTDWRNSRLKSVSVGTVLRDISLFSAIFTYAQKELFLIESNPFSMVSKPSQPKSRNRRISNAEIDLVLEAHNYERGQTPTEIQHFIAWAFLFAIETTMRQGEILSIKRSNIHKDYIHLPDTKNGHSRDVPLMDSAKELLKLIPDNGSDKLIDISSSTFQNTFSKRVKKANIKELHFHDTRHEGITRLVKLRKVPIEILMKITGHKTAGILINTYYNPTASEISEMLNGSN
- a CDS encoding phage regulatory protein/antirepressor Ant; translation: MNMPILTQFGNSEQSMDTLDISELVQSRHDKVKQSVERLAERGVITLPPMGEKATAGRPTTFYVFSGEQGKLDSITVVAQLCPEFTAAIVKRWYELEGKNRELSKMEILQMALESEQQKLVLQQQLEIQAPKVAFVDKYVAGNGNKTFRQVAKLLGANERKFRDFLKKEKIMYKLNGEWLAYQNHIDAKRFHNNTGISESNHTFTRSLFTPKGVEWTAGEWAKFNLRGAA
- a CDS encoding recombinase RecT, which translates into the protein MNAPVKTEDQVAAPANIKQYVSDAKIRQKFEEILGKKTQGFLASVMQVANQGYLKKAEPATVINAAMMAATLDLPINNNLGFAYIVPFNTKRKNPNTNKFEYVTEAQFQLGYKGFIQLAQRSGQFSRIAATPVYPGQLVSANPLLGYEFDWTIPNSGEAIGYVAFFKLLNGFTAELYMSKADVLKHAGKYSQTYKSAEEKKSKGEWGSSVWHDQFEAMALKTVTKLLLSKQAPLSIEMQTAQLADQAIVRDVETNDFDYIDHNESVGAIETKMTVPDAEFPVLLEQIKGGAFEKDYVLSEYALTDAQRQAVEVLP
- a CDS encoding LexA family protein, whose translation is MEKTTIGQRIRALRRSKKLTQAQLAKIAGVSSPAVTEWEKDSYLPKAGSLEAMANHFGVTTEYILTGKGDPSATQKEQSNVVPVAPRMAPVLSWVQAGTMTNVESVDMSQVEEWLPIPDGDCEKCFYLKVQGLSNYPEFHEGDYILVDPTLPFCDMNSGDIVVVRKFDDATFKRLVIEPDGTKYLQAINPEFKPNIIPLDENCEFVGEVVDCIRYVYRAKKKPRKN